The following are encoded in a window of Candidatus Limnocylindrales bacterium genomic DNA:
- a CDS encoding biotin/lipoyl-containing protein: protein MEMQFRAGSRNLCLTVTEKDGRTTVAIDGREVAIDDVAIDERSVTLTIGGKRRRVLFDSERGHVFTAYAGHAWEFVPAEEGSADQGGAGAFEPNVTSPMPGKVLQILAAAGDVVEPDGALLLLEAMKMEMTVRATHRCRVVAIKVEAGSMVGPGDTLVVLEEAPEEA from the coding sequence ATGGAGATGCAGTTCCGTGCAGGCTCGCGCAACCTCTGCCTGACCGTCACGGAGAAGGACGGCCGCACGACCGTTGCCATCGACGGCCGTGAGGTTGCGATCGACGACGTCGCGATCGACGAGCGCTCGGTCACACTGACGATCGGCGGAAAGCGACGCCGCGTGCTGTTCGACAGCGAACGCGGCCATGTCTTTACGGCCTACGCCGGTCATGCGTGGGAGTTCGTCCCCGCCGAAGAGGGTTCGGCCGATCAGGGCGGCGCCGGCGCGTTCGAACCGAACGTCACGTCCCCGATGCCCGGCAAGGTGCTGCAGATTCTGGCCGCCGCCGGCGACGTCGTCGAGCCCGACGGCGCGCTGCTGCTGCTCGAAGCGATGAAGATGGAGATGACGGTGCGCGCAACGCACCGCTGCCGCGTCGTTGCGATCAAGGTCGAAGCCGGCTCCATGGTCGGCCCCGGCGACACGCTGGTGGTGCTCGAAGAAGCGCCGGAAGAAGCCTGA
- a CDS encoding dockerin type I repeat-containing protein, translated as MRRSFDYLFMGGAARACTVLASMACLGVLLSSQPSAAAIFCTSSAQCDDADACTKDSCNILNHTCSHAAKNCDDLDPCTIDSCNSTTGACLNKPKLCIDFNPCTSDACNREGVCTYTPKSCNDGNACNIDSCDQSTGACEHGIKLCLDGDPCTNDGCDTTTGCTFTPKNCNDINACTIDSCDSSDGSCNHTPKLCFDSNSCTNDSCDTLEGCRFTPKNCNDGDPCTDDLCEQGQCSNPPNQNCVTTTLPAAACGDMNGDANITSADALLLLKIAVATDDCDHCVCDANGSGDVTAGDSLLVLRYAVSLPVTLDCPCANS; from the coding sequence ATGCGACGTTCTTTCGACTACCTGTTCATGGGCGGCGCAGCACGTGCGTGCACGGTGCTCGCATCGATGGCGTGCCTCGGGGTGCTGCTGTCATCTCAGCCGTCCGCGGCCGCGATCTTCTGTACCAGCAGCGCGCAGTGCGATGACGCCGACGCGTGCACCAAGGACTCCTGCAACATCCTTAATCACACGTGCTCGCACGCGGCGAAGAACTGCGACGACCTCGATCCGTGCACGATCGACAGTTGCAACTCGACGACCGGCGCCTGCCTGAACAAGCCCAAGCTCTGCATCGACTTCAATCCCTGCACGAGCGACGCCTGCAACCGCGAGGGTGTCTGCACGTATACGCCGAAGTCGTGCAACGACGGCAACGCCTGCAACATCGACTCCTGCGACCAGTCCACCGGCGCGTGCGAACACGGTATCAAGCTCTGTCTGGACGGCGACCCGTGCACCAACGACGGCTGCGACACCACGACCGGATGCACGTTCACGCCCAAGAACTGCAACGACATCAACGCGTGCACCATCGATTCGTGCGATTCGTCCGATGGCTCGTGCAACCATACGCCCAAGCTGTGCTTCGACTCCAACTCCTGCACGAACGACAGCTGCGACACGCTCGAAGGATGCCGCTTCACGCCGAAGAACTGCAACGACGGCGACCCGTGCACGGACGACCTCTGCGAGCAGGGTCAGTGTTCGAACCCGCCGAACCAGAACTGCGTGACCACGACGCTTCCGGCGGCTGCCTGCGGAGACATGAACGGGGACGCCAACATCACGTCGGCCGACGCGCTGCTGCTGCTCAAGATCGCCGTCGCCACCGACGACTGCGACCACTGCGTGTGCGACGCGAACGGCAGTGGC
- a CDS encoding biotin carboxylase N-terminal domain-containing protein translates to MTKPIRKLLIANRSEIACRIAQTAREMAIATVAIHSEPDTDGEHVRACDEAVALGGRTSAESYLDVDKILAAARTTGADAIHPGYGFLAENASFARRVEEAGLTFVGPTPDAIDAMGDKIRARTAAERAGVPVLPSAEVTTDEGRNREAAEALGFPVLVKAAAGGGGRGMRRVDDAASLADAIRSAEREAGSAFGDARVYMEKFVVGPRHIEIQVFGDTHGHVLHLGERECSVQRRHQKIIEEAPSPVVSADMREKMGSAAAGLASSIGYRGAGTVEFVVAPDGNFYFLEVNTRLQVEHAVTEAITSTDLVRWQLEIAAGAKLPEKAPSPRGHAIECRVCAEDPANGFLPSLGLVRRVEHPRGVGVRVDTALRDGWQVPVEYDSMLAKVIAWAPDRTQATRRMIEALEGFPIAGFTTNVAFLIELLRSERFARAEYFTTTLDSEYQGWKPDDAEALDTVAAAVAMLARNGRTRGAGAATHGTSERMPTPWDTLGEWRLGRAKAGA, encoded by the coding sequence ATGACGAAGCCGATTCGAAAGCTGCTCATCGCCAATCGCTCGGAGATCGCGTGCCGCATTGCGCAGACGGCGCGCGAGATGGCGATCGCGACGGTCGCGATCCACTCCGAGCCCGACACCGACGGCGAGCACGTGCGCGCATGCGACGAAGCCGTCGCGCTCGGCGGCCGGACGTCGGCCGAGAGCTATCTCGACGTCGACAAGATCCTCGCCGCCGCGCGCACGACCGGCGCCGACGCGATCCATCCGGGCTACGGCTTTCTCGCCGAGAACGCGTCGTTCGCCCGCCGCGTCGAAGAGGCAGGCCTGACGTTCGTCGGCCCCACGCCCGACGCGATCGACGCGATGGGCGACAAGATCCGCGCACGCACCGCAGCCGAGCGCGCCGGCGTTCCGGTGCTCCCGTCCGCCGAGGTCACGACCGACGAAGGCCGCAATCGCGAGGCCGCCGAAGCGCTCGGCTTCCCGGTGCTCGTCAAGGCCGCAGCCGGCGGCGGCGGTCGCGGCATGCGCCGCGTCGACGACGCCGCATCGCTCGCCGACGCCATCCGCTCCGCCGAACGCGAAGCCGGCTCCGCGTTCGGCGACGCGCGCGTCTACATGGAGAAGTTCGTCGTCGGCCCGCGCCACATCGAGATCCAGGTCTTCGGCGACACGCACGGCCACGTGCTGCATCTCGGCGAGCGCGAGTGCTCCGTGCAGCGCCGCCACCAGAAGATCATCGAGGAAGCGCCCTCGCCCGTCGTCAGCGCCGACATGCGCGAGAAGATGGGCTCGGCCGCCGCGGGCCTTGCGTCGTCGATCGGCTATCGCGGAGCCGGCACCGTCGAGTTCGTCGTCGCGCCCGACGGCAACTTCTATTTCCTCGAAGTGAACACGCGTCTTCAGGTCGAGCACGCCGTGACCGAAGCGATCACCAGCACCGACCTCGTGCGCTGGCAGCTCGAGATCGCCGCCGGCGCGAAGCTTCCGGAGAAAGCGCCATCGCCGCGCGGCCATGCGATCGAATGCCGAGTGTGCGCGGAAGATCCGGCCAACGGCTTCCTGCCGTCGCTCGGCCTGGTTCGCCGCGTCGAGCATCCGCGCGGCGTCGGCGTGCGCGTCGACACCGCGCTGCGCGACGGCTGGCAGGTGCCGGTCGAATACGACTCGATGCTCGCCAAGGTCATCGCGTGGGCCCCGGATCGCACGCAGGCGACGCGCCGCATGATCGAAGCGCTCGAAGGTTTTCCGATCGCGGGCTTCACGACCAACGTGGCATTCCTGATCGAGCTGCTGCGCAGCGAACGCTTCGCGCGCGCCGAGTATTTCACCACGACGCTCGACAGCGAGTACCAGGGCTGGAAGCCCGACGATGCCGAAGCGCTCGACACCGTGGCCGCCGCCGTCGCAATGCTTGCGCGCAACGGCCGGACCCGCGGCGCCGGCGCCGCGACACACGGCACATCCGAGCGAATGCCGACGCCGTGGGACACCCTCGGCGAGTGGCGGCTCGGCCGCGCAAAGGCTGGAGCCTGA
- the gcvA gene encoding transcriptional regulator GcvA produces the protein MAEEFPPLPFLQAFAKAADCLSFKDAADALHVSPSALSRRIQSLEEQLGVALFRRLNPGLELTEQGTRYLDAVRRVFVELRRAQQSLSPTRSARLRISALQSFTEAWLIPHLPDFERRHPGIELDVTATLAYADFDRDPVDVAIRFGSGPWDGLHGEPLVDLEYLPVCSPALLEGEHALRTPADLAGHTQIRITQIPDAWPAWLKAAGVGDLVPKKIVTYDHLSIVLSAAESAQGVALCAPFLCAQRIASGKLVVPFDIRLASPSTYHLVCRPSQLDDARIVALRDWLVDSLA, from the coding sequence ATGGCCGAAGAGTTCCCACCGCTGCCGTTCCTGCAGGCCTTCGCAAAGGCCGCCGATTGCCTGAGCTTCAAGGACGCCGCCGACGCACTGCATGTCTCGCCGTCGGCGCTCAGCCGTCGCATCCAGTCTCTCGAAGAACAGCTCGGCGTCGCCCTGTTCCGCCGGCTCAACCCCGGCCTGGAGCTCACCGAACAAGGCACGCGATATCTCGACGCCGTGCGCCGCGTGTTCGTCGAGCTTCGCCGCGCGCAGCAGTCGCTGTCGCCGACGCGCTCGGCGCGGCTTCGCATCAGCGCGCTGCAGTCGTTCACCGAAGCGTGGCTGATTCCGCATCTTCCGGACTTCGAACGCCGGCATCCTGGAATCGAGCTCGACGTGACGGCAACGCTCGCGTACGCGGACTTCGATCGCGATCCCGTCGATGTCGCGATCCGTTTCGGAAGCGGACCGTGGGATGGCCTTCACGGCGAGCCGCTCGTCGATCTCGAGTATCTGCCGGTCTGCAGTCCCGCGCTGCTCGAAGGCGAGCATGCGCTGCGTACTCCGGCCGATCTTGCCGGACACACGCAGATCCGTATCACGCAGATTCCCGATGCGTGGCCGGCATGGCTGAAGGCGGCCGGCGTGGGCGACCTCGTGCCGAAGAAGATCGTCACGTACGACCACCTGTCGATCGTGCTGAGCGCAGCCGAGTCGGCACAGGGCGTCGCGCTGTGCGCGCCGTTCCTTTGCGCGCAGCGCATCGCGAGCGGCAAGCTCGTGGTCCCGTTCGACATCCGGCTCGCATCGCCGTCGACGTATCACCTGGTCTGCCGGCCTTCGCAGCTCGATGATGCGCGCATCGTCGCGCTGCGTGACTGGCTCGTCGATTCGCTCGCGTAA
- a CDS encoding helix-turn-helix domain-containing protein has translation MAEKRRNIGAEILQGIRELKAGKRGRIRTIPSAVQVRKKLGVSQSEFARLLRVSLRTLQDWEQGRRAPSGAARTLLMIADKNPRILFEVS, from the coding sequence ATGGCTGAGAAACGCAGAAATATCGGCGCTGAGATCCTGCAGGGTATCCGCGAGCTCAAAGCAGGAAAGAGGGGCCGGATCAGGACGATTCCGTCGGCTGTACAGGTTCGGAAAAAACTCGGCGTCTCGCAGAGCGAATTTGCTCGCTTGCTTCGTGTATCGTTGCGGACCTTGCAGGACTGGGAGCAGGGACGCCGCGCCCCGTCCGGAGCCGCGCGCACGTTGCTGATGATCGCGGACAAGAACCCGCGAATTCTCTTCGAAGTTTCCTGA